One genomic segment of Hordeum vulgare subsp. vulgare chromosome 2H, MorexV3_pseudomolecules_assembly, whole genome shotgun sequence includes these proteins:
- the LOC123428191 gene encoding beta-glucosidase 12-like has translation MKDMGMDAYRFSISWTRILPDGTLRGGVNREGIKYYNNLIDELLSKGLQPFVTLFHWDSPQGLEDKYGGFLSPNIINDYKDFAEVCFREFGDRVKHWITLNEPSNFCNSGYAMGVSAPGRCSPWEKANCSAGDSGREPYTVCHHQILSHAAAARSYTQKYKRVQKGEIGITLVSNWFTPLSGSKSSVAATRRAIEFMVGWFLDPLSRGDYPRSMKVLVGNRLPQFTKKQSELVKGAFDFIGINYYTTNYAGSLPPSNVMRKSYSTDAQANLTGVRNGVPIGPQAASPWLYVYPQGLRDLLLYIKEKYHNPTIYITENGIDEANNKSLPLHESLNDDARIDYHHRHLDALLSAIRDGANVKGYFAWSLLDDFEWSSGYTVRFGLHFVDYDHGLKRYPKRSAGWFKKFLKG, from the exons ATGAAGGATATGGGAATGGACGCATACAGGTTTTCCATATCATGGACAAGAATTCTTCCAG ACGGAACTCTGAGAGGTGGAGTCAACCGAGAAGGCATCAAGTATTACAACAACTTAATCGATGAGCTTCTGTCCAAAG GGTTGCAGCCATTTGTGACCCTTTTTCACTGGGACTCTCCACAGGGATTGGAAGATAAATACGGAGGATTTCTTAGCCCTAATATCAT AAATGACTATAAAGACTTTGCTGAAGTCTGCTTCAGAGAATTCGGAGATCGGGTGAAGCACTGGATCACATTGAATGAGCCATCTAACTTCTGCAATTCGGGTTATGCAATGGGCGTATCCGCACCAGGCCGGTGTTCTCCTTGGGAGAAGGCAAACTGCAGCGCCGGGGATTCTGGGAGGGAGCCCTACACTGTCTGCCACCATCAGATACTCTCTCATGCAGCAGCCGCGAGATCGTATACACAGAAATATAAG AGGGTGCAGAAGGGCGAGATCGGAATAACTTTGGTGTCAAACTGGTTTACTCCCTTATCCGGTTCAAAATCAAGTGTTGCCGCGACGCGGCGCGCTATAGAGTTCATGGTTGGATG GTTTCTGGACCCCCTCAGCAGAGGAGACTACCCTCGGAGCATGAAAGTATTGGTCGGAAATCGCCTGCCGCAGTTCACCAAAAAACAGTCTGAGTTGGTGAAGGGTGCATTTGACTTCATTGGAATCAACTACTATACTACAAACTACGCTGGCAGCCTTCCTCCATCAAATGTCATGAGGAAGAGCTACTCTACTGATGCGCAAGCTAATCTCACGG GTGTTCGAAATGGCGTCCCCATAGGCCCTCAG GCTGCTTCGCCTTGGCTCTACGTGTACCCTCAAGGTCTCCGTGATCTGCTACTTTATATCAAGGAGAAGTACCACAATCCAACCATCTACATCACTGAAAATG GAATCGATGAAGCCAACAACAAGAGCCTACCACTCCATGAATCCCTTAATGACGATGCTAGGATAGATTACCACCACAGGCACCTTGATGCCCTGCTGAGTGCGATCAG GGACGGGGCAAATGTGAAGGGGTACTTTGCGTGGTCTCTTCTCGACGACTTCGAGTGGTCGAGCGGGTACACGGTGAGGTTCGGGTTACACTTTGTGGACTACGACCATGGTCTGAAGCGGTACCCCAAGCGATCCGCTGGCTGGTTCAAGAAGTTCCTCAAGGGATGA